The Manis javanica isolate MJ-LG chromosome 4, MJ_LKY, whole genome shotgun sequence genome contains a region encoding:
- the RPE65 gene encoding retinoid isomerohydrolase isoform X1 yields the protein MSIQVEHPAGGYKKLFETVEELPSPLTAHVTGRIPLWLTGSLLRCGPGLFEVGSEPFYHLFDGQALLHKFDFKEGHVTYHRRFIRTDAYVRAMTEKRIVITEFGTCAFPDPCKNIFSRFFSYFRGIEVTDNALVNVYPVGEDYYACTETNFITKINPETLETIKQVDLCNYVSVNGATAHPHIESDGTVYNIGNCFGKNFSIAYNIVKIPPLQADKEDPISKSEVVVQFPCSDRFKPSYVHSFGLTPNYIVFVETPVKINLFKFLSSWSLWGANYMDCFESNETMGVWLHIADKKRRKYVNNKYRTSSFNLFHHINTYEDNEFLIVDLCCWKGFEFVYNYLYLANLRENWEEVKKNAQKAPQPEVRRYVLPLNINKADTGKNLVTLPNTTATAILCSDGTIWLEPEVLFSGPRQAFEFPQINYRKYGGKPYTYAYGLGLNHFVPDRLCKLNVKTKETWVWQEPDSYPSEPIFVSHPDALEEDDGVVLSVVVSPGAGQKPAYLLILNAKDLSEVARAEVEINIPVTFHGLFKKS from the exons ATGTCCATCCA AGTGGAGCACCCTGCTGGTGGTTACAAGAAACTGTTCGAAACTGTGGAGGAACTGCCCTCGCCACTCACAGCGCATGTGACAG GCAGGATCCCCCTCTGGCTCACTGGCAGTCTCCTTCGATGTGGGCCAGGACTCTTTGAAGTTGGATCTGAGCCATTTTACCATCTGTTTGATGGGCAAGCCCTCCTGCACAAGTTCGACTTCAAGGAAGGACATGTCACATACCATAGAAG GTTCATCCGCACTGATGCTTACGTACGGGCAATGACTGAGAAAAGGATCGTCATAACAGAATTTGGCACCTGTGCTTTCCCAGATCCCTGCAAGAATATATTTTCCAG GTTTTTTTCTTACTTCCGAGGAATAGAGGTTACTGACAATGCCCTTGTTAATGTCTACCCAGTGGGGGAAGATTACTACGCCTGCACAGAGACCAACTTCATTACAAAGATTAATCCCGAGACCTTGGAAACAATTAAGCAG GTGGATCTTTGCAACTATGTCTCAGTCAATGGAGCCACTGCTCACCCCCATATTGAAAGTGATGGAACTGTTTACAACATTGGTAATTGCTTTGGGAAGAATTTTTCAATTGCCTACAATATTGTAAAGATCCCTCCATTACAAGCAG ACAAGGAAGATCCAATAAGCAAGTCAGAGGTCGTTGTACAATTCCCCTGCAGTGATCGATTCAAGCCATCTTACGTCCATAG TTTTGGTTTGACTCCCAACTATATTGTTTTTGTGGAAACACCAGTCAAAATTAACCTGTTCAAGTTCCTTTCCTCATGGAGTCTTTGGGGCGCAAACTACATGGACTGCTTTGAGTCCAATGAAACCATGGGg GTTTGGCTTCATATTGCTGACAAAAAAAGGAGGAAGTATGTCAATAATAAATACAGGACCTCTTCTTTCAATCTCTTCCATCACATCAATACCTATGAAGACAATGAATTTCTGATTGTCGATCTCTGTTGCTGGAAAGG ATTTGAATTTGTTTATAATTACTTATATTTAGCCAATTTACGAGAGAATTGggaagaagtgaaaaaaaatgcacaaaaggcTCCCCAGCCTGAAGTTAGGAGATACGTACTTCCTTTGAATATTAACAAG GCTGACACAGGCAAGAATTTAGTCACACTTCCCAACACAACTGCCACCGCAATTCTGTGCAGTGACGGGACCATCTGGCTGGAACCCGAGGTTCTCTTTTCAGGGCCACGCCAAG CATTTGAGTTTCCTCAAATCAATTACCGGAAGTATGGTGGGAAACCTTATACATACGCGTACGGACTTGGCTTGAACCACTTTGTTCCAGACAGG CTCTGTAAACTGAACGTCAAAACGAAAGAAACTTGGGTCTGGCAAGAACCTGATTCATACCCATCAGAACCCATCTTTGTTTCTCACCCAGATGCTTTAGAAGAAGATGATG GTGTAGTTCTGAGTGTGGTGGTGAGCCCTGGGGCAGGACAAAAGCCCGCATATCTCTTGATCCTGAATGCCAAGGACTTGAGTGAAGTTGCCAGAGCTGAAGTGGAGATTAACATCCCAGTCACTTTTCATGGACTGTTCAAAAAATCCTGA
- the RPE65 gene encoding retinoid isomerohydrolase isoform X2: protein MTEKRIVITEFGTCAFPDPCKNIFSRFFSYFRGIEVTDNALVNVYPVGEDYYACTETNFITKINPETLETIKQVDLCNYVSVNGATAHPHIESDGTVYNIGNCFGKNFSIAYNIVKIPPLQADKEDPISKSEVVVQFPCSDRFKPSYVHSFGLTPNYIVFVETPVKINLFKFLSSWSLWGANYMDCFESNETMGVWLHIADKKRRKYVNNKYRTSSFNLFHHINTYEDNEFLIVDLCCWKGFEFVYNYLYLANLRENWEEVKKNAQKAPQPEVRRYVLPLNINKADTGKNLVTLPNTTATAILCSDGTIWLEPEVLFSGPRQAFEFPQINYRKYGGKPYTYAYGLGLNHFVPDRLCKLNVKTKETWVWQEPDSYPSEPIFVSHPDALEEDDGVVLSVVVSPGAGQKPAYLLILNAKDLSEVARAEVEINIPVTFHGLFKKS, encoded by the exons ATGACTGAGAAAAGGATCGTCATAACAGAATTTGGCACCTGTGCTTTCCCAGATCCCTGCAAGAATATATTTTCCAG GTTTTTTTCTTACTTCCGAGGAATAGAGGTTACTGACAATGCCCTTGTTAATGTCTACCCAGTGGGGGAAGATTACTACGCCTGCACAGAGACCAACTTCATTACAAAGATTAATCCCGAGACCTTGGAAACAATTAAGCAG GTGGATCTTTGCAACTATGTCTCAGTCAATGGAGCCACTGCTCACCCCCATATTGAAAGTGATGGAACTGTTTACAACATTGGTAATTGCTTTGGGAAGAATTTTTCAATTGCCTACAATATTGTAAAGATCCCTCCATTACAAGCAG ACAAGGAAGATCCAATAAGCAAGTCAGAGGTCGTTGTACAATTCCCCTGCAGTGATCGATTCAAGCCATCTTACGTCCATAG TTTTGGTTTGACTCCCAACTATATTGTTTTTGTGGAAACACCAGTCAAAATTAACCTGTTCAAGTTCCTTTCCTCATGGAGTCTTTGGGGCGCAAACTACATGGACTGCTTTGAGTCCAATGAAACCATGGGg GTTTGGCTTCATATTGCTGACAAAAAAAGGAGGAAGTATGTCAATAATAAATACAGGACCTCTTCTTTCAATCTCTTCCATCACATCAATACCTATGAAGACAATGAATTTCTGATTGTCGATCTCTGTTGCTGGAAAGG ATTTGAATTTGTTTATAATTACTTATATTTAGCCAATTTACGAGAGAATTGggaagaagtgaaaaaaaatgcacaaaaggcTCCCCAGCCTGAAGTTAGGAGATACGTACTTCCTTTGAATATTAACAAG GCTGACACAGGCAAGAATTTAGTCACACTTCCCAACACAACTGCCACCGCAATTCTGTGCAGTGACGGGACCATCTGGCTGGAACCCGAGGTTCTCTTTTCAGGGCCACGCCAAG CATTTGAGTTTCCTCAAATCAATTACCGGAAGTATGGTGGGAAACCTTATACATACGCGTACGGACTTGGCTTGAACCACTTTGTTCCAGACAGG CTCTGTAAACTGAACGTCAAAACGAAAGAAACTTGGGTCTGGCAAGAACCTGATTCATACCCATCAGAACCCATCTTTGTTTCTCACCCAGATGCTTTAGAAGAAGATGATG GTGTAGTTCTGAGTGTGGTGGTGAGCCCTGGGGCAGGACAAAAGCCCGCATATCTCTTGATCCTGAATGCCAAGGACTTGAGTGAAGTTGCCAGAGCTGAAGTGGAGATTAACATCCCAGTCACTTTTCATGGACTGTTCAAAAAATCCTGA
- the RPE65 gene encoding retinoid isomerohydrolase isoform X3: MSIQVEHPAGGYKKLFETVEELPSPLTAHVTGRIPLWLTGSLLRCGPGLFEVGSEPFYHLFDGQALLHKFDFKEGHVTYHRRFIRTDAYVRAMTEKRIVITEFGTCAFPDPCKNIFSRFFSYFRGIEVTDNALVNVYPVGEDYYACTETNFITKINPETLETIKQVDLCNYVSVNGATAHPHIESDGTVYNIGNCFGKNFSIAYNIVKIPPLQAVLV; this comes from the exons ATGTCCATCCA AGTGGAGCACCCTGCTGGTGGTTACAAGAAACTGTTCGAAACTGTGGAGGAACTGCCCTCGCCACTCACAGCGCATGTGACAG GCAGGATCCCCCTCTGGCTCACTGGCAGTCTCCTTCGATGTGGGCCAGGACTCTTTGAAGTTGGATCTGAGCCATTTTACCATCTGTTTGATGGGCAAGCCCTCCTGCACAAGTTCGACTTCAAGGAAGGACATGTCACATACCATAGAAG GTTCATCCGCACTGATGCTTACGTACGGGCAATGACTGAGAAAAGGATCGTCATAACAGAATTTGGCACCTGTGCTTTCCCAGATCCCTGCAAGAATATATTTTCCAG GTTTTTTTCTTACTTCCGAGGAATAGAGGTTACTGACAATGCCCTTGTTAATGTCTACCCAGTGGGGGAAGATTACTACGCCTGCACAGAGACCAACTTCATTACAAAGATTAATCCCGAGACCTTGGAAACAATTAAGCAG GTGGATCTTTGCAACTATGTCTCAGTCAATGGAGCCACTGCTCACCCCCATATTGAAAGTGATGGAACTGTTTACAACATTGGTAATTGCTTTGGGAAGAATTTTTCAATTGCCTACAATATTGTAAAGATCCCTCCATTACAAGCAG TTTTGGTTTGA